The following nucleotide sequence is from Mangifera indica cultivar Alphonso chromosome 1, CATAS_Mindica_2.1, whole genome shotgun sequence.
GctttattttttccattcttTTGGAGGCACTGTTACCGCAAAGAAGATAATTCTCCTTTGTTCTTTTTAAGCTTTTGTATCAGAAATTAGCAAAATTTCCAGAGATTGGAGGATCCATAATGGATTCAAGTGTTTactatatgataaagaaatatagTTGTTTACCATCTTCTTCTACCCCTCTGCAATCAATGAACAAGTTCATCTAGTTTATaatctaatgatttttttcaataagtTTGTATTTTGATGCtatacatatattttcattttttatctgttattaTTATTGAGATTTATTGACTAATCATGTTAATTGCAATGTTTTCGAAATTGGATTAAATGTCAACCCTGTGGAGAAGGCAATCCGGTTTAATCAGTgtttagattaattaattatttaaaaataatattaaaataattttatataatttatcattaaatttataataaattttaattttaataataaataaaaaatgttaatattaatcaaattaaatcttatttttttatctgttCCAATCATgtaattcaaacaaattatttaattataaaaacaatttttaaataattttgtctcCAAACTTATTGACGTGACAGAAAGGGTTAGAGATAAGGGAAATATGGATACAAGGGATATGTTTTTATAggtgaaaattattatttaagattaaataaaattgttaatatatatttctatatatataatttaaatatataaataatatattattatataatttaataattttaaattaaaaataaaataatatttaattatataataatatattatttatatatctaaattataaataaaaaattgtatatttatttaaaacaaaattagcacataattatgaaatattgCCTTACTCAGAAGTGGACAAAATAGAATGATCTTTTGGTAAAagattatagataaatttttatgaaaatataaacggggTATCTTTAAAAGAGGATTctaaagaatatttttcttttaaaagtcaaaaactaataatttgtttcctttttaaGGTGGAATATTATCCACTTTTCTTACccaatttttttagatttataataCAAgagtaaaaaaggaaaaaataaataagaaaataggTTTTAAATCCACAAAATCTggcattaaaataaaataaaataaaaaaacttgaaaggcgtattatttgaaaattaacaaaccAGGTAGCAGGGTATCCTTTTCCCGGATCACCTAACCTGAGAGTTTGAGTCTGTTTAATTCGTCTTTTCTAAGAGAAAATTCAAAGCCCCACCCACACCCACTTGGCTTTCTTTCGTTCTAGGAACTCAAGCATAAACTTGCTTCATTAATTtgatacttatttttatttttatttattctggTTATCCTTAATTTTCCATCTTTACACATGGGTCGACCCCCCAGTAGTGGAGGTCCCGCCTTCCGCTTCACTCAGACTGAggtattttcttcttcttcaaatttccctccataattttttgtttgtattttaatcCCTTGAATGTGTGTGACtgctttgaaatttgaattcagaGTTCAGAATGTTAATTAGgtctattatattttgttttatccGTTTCTGTTTCtggctttttattttaattttttatggtcTATATGTGATGCATGAATATGTAATTTTTGCTCgtggaaaagagagaaaatgtgaatttatgatttatagTTGAAAGAATTACACGTGTTAGTGAGATTTTGGAtcttatattattgattttctggattttgatattgttttgtgtggtttgttttgaaattGCATTTTATTCAGTCAAATAGCTTAGATGATGCCTCAGATtgattggttttttttattttgtggatTTGATCGTTGTTTAATGCTgttctttttgttatttaatcTTGATTTCTAGGTTCAAGCTGTTTTTGTGCTGTATTTCCCACTTCTGAAGTCATGTagataaagttgaagatgaaaatgagaaaaggaTAACTGAGAATACTCGTTTTCTGTTGATTTGTTTCTTGcgaaattaaatcttaaattgaAGCTGGAAACGCTTAGATGATATTAGCTTTTTTGAAAGTTCGTATTGACTTTTGAAAGCAGTTGCTAGGAGCAAAAATTTGGTATTGACTTTGGAAAGCAGTTGCcaggaacaaaaatttaaatgaagGATTTCGCACCATTGTTGTTTCCTTTCTTAGTTTCTTGTTGTGTCTAACATGTCAGGTTAGAAAGGATCCTCCTTGTTTGTAAACTGAATCGTTTTTTTTGGTTCTGTTTAACTTTTAATTCCTTTCCTCTTCTGATATTACCTATAGATGATTCTTAAGATTCTAGACATTAATGGCTTAATCCTTTTTGTCTTCATGACTTCTTCCTTGGTTGCATATGCCCTTGGTTGTGAATTCATTATCTAATGTGGATTTCCATGCTTTGAGAGACATTTAGGGTTTCTATTTCATTTATGAATAATAACCAATTCATTCAATGTATGATTCGGAATCTTTAGAAGTCTATTTAGGTGTGCATTGCCTCTGAAACATTAATTGATTGTGCTTATCAGTGGGTCACCTGTGGCTGCTAGTGTGCAAAACAAACTCATGATGATGAAACTTTTCTTTGATTAAGTTGCAGAATTTGTGTGTTCGATATTTGATCCGAGCTTTTATTGTTTTAGCATAGATCAATTAGAGAACTATCTTTTGGGACAGATAAAATGGAAACCATTTTTGTTGCCTTTAAAGCTTTTGATATGCTTATTAAACCCAATGATAAGCTGTATGATTGTCTTTTTATAAGGTCACAGAGATGGAAGGTATTTTGCAAGAACACCACAATACAATGCCATCTCGGGAAATTCTTGTAGCTCTTTCAGAGAAGTTCAGGTGTGCCTTATTTCTGTTCAGAGTTTAACATACTGTTTAGTTGTTCCCTTTTTCAATTTGGAATTGACattgttaaaatttgtattgTAGTGAGTCCCCAGAAAGGAAGGGAAAGATCATAGTGCAAATGAAGCAGGTaagactattttttattacagtTAAGAACAGCAAGGAGCAATTTAGAAACAGTTCTTAATGTGGGTGGTTTATTATAGGTTTGGAATTGGTTCCAAAACAGGCGGTATGCAATAAGGGCAAAAACAGTTAAAGCTCCTGGAAAGTTAAATGTAACAGCTATGCTGCGCGAGGATCCTATTCCAGTGAGAAACGTTCCTCAACCCGTAGCTGCTCCAATTCCTGCTCCTGTGCCTGCTTCCATGCCTGCTCCTTCAGGTAGAGTGTCTGTTCTATCATTTATGTTTTGGATCACTTCttgcctttatttttttctaaggtTTATGTATTATAAGCTCTTTGCCTTTGAACTTATTTGCTGTTTAAGTATGGTGTGCCTGGTGTTCATTTCTAATTGAGCCTTGTGCCCTACACTAAAGTTGCTTATGTGTTCCTTCCCATTGCTAATgcaattttatatcttttttcttcaactttggcCTGTCTCTACTGCAGGGATAGCTGCATCAGAAAATACTTTTATGGAATTTGAAGCTAAATCTTCAAGGGATGGTGCATGGTAAGTCTATCCTGCCTACCTCTTGTtgaaagaacaagaaaaataatctaTATTGTCATTCTGGGTGGGAATGATGTTACTTGCTTTTTGTGTATTCTCTTTTCCAATTTGATAGTTATCAAACATTTTGAGGAACTTGTCCCCTGTAATCAGTCTAATCACTCTGCTTCTGGACTCAGGTACGACGTTGCAACCTTTCTAGCCCATAGAAATTTAGAGGCAAGTGAACCGGTAAATCTTTGAGCTTGCATCCCTTCATTTGTGAGCACAGTACAATTTATATAATGGAGCTATTTATACCTATTTTACAAAGACTCttccttattttaattattgttttttctttttccttattcGTCTATTAATCTATTAACATTTTCAGTTTAGTTATTGAAATCGTGATTAGATGCTTTTTCCCCccttttttttacatttaattgttatgataattttcttttcttttaaataaaattttgttacgTGATTGTAGTTTGCATGACTTGGAATTGTTCCAAAATTTATCATCTCAATTAGGGATCTTTTTTTATGTGAGAAAGATTGGTAGacactaaataataattatgcaTATACTCTTGATTCATTTCTGCTATTTCTAAGGCATAGAGTGAACCATCAAATAATCCTTGCTGAgatttccaaaaataaattgatatgaaCATGAAGTCTTGAGCTAGACtccttttttttaactaaagtCATTCCTCAAATGCTGCTCTGAATCTATAAAAATTGGAATTTGGAGGACTTTTTGCAACTTCTAATCCTGACATGGTCATAAAAGTGGTTTCAAATATCAGATTTGGCCTTCTGCTTTTCTGACGTTATGTTGAAATCGGTCATTTCAGGAGGTGCAGGTTAGGTTTGCAGGTTTTGGACCAGAGGAGGATGAGTGGGTTAACATAAAAAAGCATGTCAGGCAACGATCTCTCCCATGTGAAGCATCTGAATGTGTTGCTGTTCTTCCTGGAGATCTCATTCTCTGTTTTCAGGTTGAAAATTGTACTTGTGAAAGCAATTACAAGAGTATTTGTTCTCCATTTCTTAGAGAAGTTACATATAAATTAGGTCAGCTTGTTAACTTCTTTAGCAAATGCTCTTATGATTTTCAGGAAGGAAAAGATCAGGCTCTATATTTTGATGCCCATGTACTTGATGCACAACGACGAAGGCATGATGTGAGAGGCTGTCGATGTAGGTTTTTGGTGCGCTATGATCATGATCAATCTGAGGTTTAAATtgcttctctctctttttttccctTGTATCTTAAGACAGTATgtgtttcataatatttttgttgGCATTAACTGTATTAAGTTGTATTATTTTTGTGGCCTGTCACAGGCAGGGAAATAGAGGAAAACATTTAGCCTTCTAACAGTaccagattttttttaatgtcattATCAGGAAATTGTGCCTCTCAGAAAAATTTGCCGTCGGCCTGAAACTGATTATAGGTTGCAACAACTTCATGCTA
It contains:
- the LOC123210443 gene encoding protein SAWADEE HOMEODOMAIN HOMOLOG 2 isoform X3; amino-acid sequence: MSEMEGILQEHHNTMPSREILVALSEKFSESPERKGKIIVQMKQVWNWFQNRRYAIRAKTVKAPGKLNVTAMLREDPIPVRNVPQPVAAPIPAPVPASMPAPSGIAASENTFMEFEAKSSRDGAWYDVATFLAHRNLEASEPEVQVRFAGFGPEEDEWVNIKKHVRQRSLPCEASECVAVLPGDLILCFQEGKDQALYFDAHVLDAQRRRHDVRGCRCRFLVRYDHDQSEEIVPLRKICRRPETDYRLQQLHAMNDSGSTDQQKSSIDLSTANDPKVVSSSAEMMQKQANANVAPAATSVSFSNTSVATQCTIMEPKSTGGSRV
- the LOC123210443 gene encoding protein SAWADEE HOMEODOMAIN HOMOLOG 2 isoform X4, coding for MEGILQEHHNTMPSREILVALSEKFSESPERKGKIIVQMKQVWNWFQNRRYAIRAKTVKAPGKLNVTAMLREDPIPVRNVPQPVAAPIPAPVPASMPAPSGIAASENTFMEFEAKSSRDGAWYDVATFLAHRNLEASEPEVQVRFAGFGPEEDEWVNIKKHVRQRSLPCEASECVAVLPGDLILCFQEGKDQALYFDAHVLDAQRRRHDVRGCRCRFLVRYDHDQSEEIVPLRKICRRPETDYRLQQLHAMNDSGSTDQQKSSIDLSTANDPKVVSSSAEMMQKQANANVAPAATSVSFSNTSVATQCTIMEPKSTGGSRV
- the LOC123210443 gene encoding protein SAWADEE HOMEODOMAIN HOMOLOG 2 isoform X1, producing the protein MGRPPSSGGPAFRFTQTEVTEMEGILQEHHNTMPSREILVALSEKFSESPERKGKIIVQMKQVWNWFQNRRYAIRAKTVKAPGKLNVTAMLREDPIPVRNVPQPVAAPIPAPVPASMPAPSGIAASENTFMEFEAKSSRDGAWYDVATFLAHRNLEASEPEVQVRFAGFGPEEDEWVNIKKHVRQRSLPCEASECVAVLPGDLILCFQEGKDQALYFDAHVLDAQRRRHDVRGCRCRFLVRYDHDQSEEIVPLRKICRRPETDYRLQQLHAMNDSGSTDQQKSSIDLSTANDPKVVSSSAEMMQKQANANVAPAATSVSFSNTSVATQCTIMEPKSTGGSRV
- the LOC123210443 gene encoding protein SAWADEE HOMEODOMAIN HOMOLOG 2 isoform X2: MGRPPSSGGPAFRFTQTEVTEMEGILQEHHNTMPSREILVALSEKFSESPERKGKIIVQMKQVWNWFQNRRYAIRAKTVKAPGKLNVTAMLREDPIPVRNVPQPVAAPIPAPVPASMPAPSGIAASENTFMEFEAKSSRDGAWYDVATFLAHRNLEEVQVRFAGFGPEEDEWVNIKKHVRQRSLPCEASECVAVLPGDLILCFQEGKDQALYFDAHVLDAQRRRHDVRGCRCRFLVRYDHDQSEEIVPLRKICRRPETDYRLQQLHAMNDSGSTDQQKSSIDLSTANDPKVVSSSAEMMQKQANANVAPAATSVSFSNTSVATQCTIMEPKSTGGSRV